In one Lycium barbarum isolate Lr01 chromosome 7, ASM1917538v2, whole genome shotgun sequence genomic region, the following are encoded:
- the LOC132603120 gene encoding defensin-like protein isoform X1 yields MGSALRFFATFFLVTMLLLANEMGPMRSVEARLCESKSHRFKGKCLSDTNCGSVCQTEGFTGGNCRGFRQRCFCTRNC; encoded by the exons atGGGAAGCGCCCTGCGTTTCTTTGCAACTTTCTTCCTTGTAACAATGCTGCTTTTGGCCAATG aAATGGGACCAATGAGGAGTGTAGAGGCAAGGCTTTGTGAGTCAAAGAGCCACCGTTTCAAAGGGAAATGTCTTAGCGATACCAATTGCGGTTCTGTTTGCCAGACTGAAGGCTTCACAGGTGGCAACTGCCGTGGCTTCCGCCAACGTTGTTTCTGCACCAGAAATTGTTAA